A single Thermaerobacter sp. FW80 DNA region contains:
- the radC gene encoding DNA repair protein RadC yields the protein MRRSPGGRAPAAHRLRRPRIKDLPPSDRPRERLLAGGAPALSTADLLAILIGSGTGSGESALDLARRVLAYGVGGWDGRVGEPAVPPGDGGRAARGVAPRRRAHRVAGGGRAVEVRGAGGGARPVGELDALQWLAAVRAEELCQIPGIGPARAARIAAAVELGRRLAAAPPARPRVRCPEDVSRLLMAGMKDLDREHLYVVLLNTKHYVLGVDLISIGTLNGSMVHPREVFRAAIRRGAAALILVHNHPSGDPTPSPEDVQVTRRLVEAGRIVGIDVLDHVIIGNRRYASLREAGLVGET from the coding sequence ATGAGGCGGTCGCCCGGGGGACGAGCCCCCGCTGCCCACCGGCTCCGGCGGCCGCGCATCAAGGACCTGCCCCCGTCGGATCGTCCGCGGGAGCGGTTGCTGGCCGGCGGGGCACCGGCTCTGAGCACCGCCGACCTCTTGGCCATCCTGATCGGTTCGGGCACGGGCAGCGGCGAGTCCGCCCTCGACCTGGCCCGCCGGGTCCTGGCCTACGGCGTCGGCGGCTGGGATGGGCGGGTGGGCGAGCCCGCCGTCCCGCCGGGCGACGGGGGGCGGGCGGCGCGTGGGGTCGCGCCCCGCCGCCGCGCCCACCGGGTGGCAGGCGGCGGGAGGGCCGTCGAGGTGCGAGGTGCCGGCGGCGGAGCTCGGCCGGTGGGGGAGTTGGACGCCCTCCAGTGGCTGGCCGCGGTGCGAGCGGAGGAGCTCTGCCAGATCCCCGGCATCGGCCCGGCCCGCGCCGCCCGCATCGCGGCGGCCGTGGAGCTGGGCCGGCGGCTGGCCGCGGCGCCACCGGCGCGACCCCGCGTGCGGTGCCCGGAAGACGTGAGCCGGTTGCTGATGGCCGGCATGAAGGACCTGGACAGGGAACATTTATACGTGGTCCTCTTGAACACCAAACATTATGTACTAGGTGTGGACTTGATCTCGATCGGTACGCTCAACGGGTCCATGGTGCACCCGCGGGAGGTGTTCCGCGCCGCCATCCGGCGCGGAGCGGCCGCGCTGATCCTGGTGCACAACCACCCCAGCGGCGACCCGACGCCGAGCCCGGAGGACGTCCAGGTGACCCGTCGCCTGGTGGAAGCCGGGCGCATCGTCGGGATCGACGTGCTCGACCACGTGATCATCGGCAACCGGCGATACGCCAGCCTGCGCGAGGCAGGCCTGGTGGGGGAGACCTGA
- a CDS encoding 2-keto-3-deoxygluconate permease has translation MRRRGGGWRAVAAVLIGNGLGNLVADHAAGLGLPWLSQGLGPAFGPATLRVPHLGAVTLGLHLDVTAGGLLGIVAALLWLGRRR, from the coding sequence ATGCGACGGCGGGGTGGCGGGTGGCGCGCGGTGGCCGCCGTGCTGATCGGCAACGGGTTGGGCAACCTGGTGGCCGACCATGCGGCCGGTCTCGGGCTGCCCTGGCTGAGCCAAGGGCTAGGGCCCGCCTTCGGCCCCGCGACGCTGCGCGTCCCCCATCTGGGGGCGGTCACCCTCGGCCTGCACCTGGACGTCACCGCTGGCGGCCTGTTGGGGATCGTGGCTGCCCTGCTCTGGTTGGGGCGACGGCGTTGA
- a CDS encoding GNAT family N-acetyltransferase: MASGMPIRGRRVALTPLAPSDLPWLVGWEADPEVTRFAGRRFRDTAEALAWWRAVQADPRRAALAIRTAAGRLIGDVELVEINWVRREAEVRIRIGDRAHRGQGLGRDALEAAARYAADLGLRQLFLRVDVRNVAALRCYRAAGFHRRARLRAGRRRAEGVVDMYLMVRLLPPAARERRAVHG, translated from the coding sequence GTGGCGAGCGGCATGCCGATCCGGGGGCGGCGGGTCGCCCTCACCCCGCTGGCCCCCTCCGATCTGCCGTGGCTGGTGGGCTGGGAAGCGGACCCCGAGGTGACCCGCTTCGCCGGACGGCGCTTCCGCGACACGGCGGAGGCGCTGGCCTGGTGGCGGGCGGTGCAGGCCGATCCCCGGCGGGCGGCGCTGGCCATCCGCACCGCGGCGGGCCGCCTGATCGGCGACGTGGAGCTGGTGGAGATCAACTGGGTGCGCCGGGAGGCGGAGGTGCGCATCCGCATCGGCGACCGCGCCCATCGCGGCCAGGGGCTGGGGCGCGACGCCCTGGAGGCGGCCGCCCGCTACGCCGCCGATCTCGGCTTGCGGCAGCTCTTCCTGCGCGTCGACGTGCGCAACGTGGCCGCCCTCCGTTGCTATCGGGCGGCCGGCTTCCACCGTCGGGCGCGGTTGCGGGCCGGACGCCGCCGGGCGGAAGGCGTGGTGGACATGTACCTGATGGTGCGCCTGCTGCCGCCGGCGGCGAGGGAGCGACGGGCGGTCCACGGATGA
- a CDS encoding nucleoside triphosphate pyrophosphatase has product MSGIGPSRPLVLASASPRRVQLMQMLGLPFTQDPSHQEEPLPEALPGALDPAAWAMRQAVSKARDVARRHPGALVIGADTVVEVDGRLLGKPRDRSDAVAMLSTLAGREHRVASGVAVVDAATGREATGSRLTRVWIRPLAQEEIEAYVATGEPMDKAGAYAIQGLGATLVARIDGCYFNVVGLPLPLLADLLAQFGVRVLAVRGAATLRGGGSR; this is encoded by the coding sequence GTGAGCGGGATCGGGCCCAGCCGACCGCTGGTCCTGGCGTCCGCTTCGCCGCGGCGGGTCCAGCTCATGCAGATGCTGGGGCTGCCCTTCACCCAGGACCCGTCGCACCAGGAGGAGCCCCTGCCGGAGGCCCTGCCCGGGGCGCTGGATCCCGCCGCCTGGGCGATGCGCCAGGCGGTGAGCAAGGCGCGGGACGTGGCCCGGCGCCACCCCGGCGCCCTGGTCATCGGCGCCGACACCGTGGTGGAGGTGGACGGGCGCCTGCTGGGCAAGCCACGGGACCGCTCCGACGCGGTGGCGATGCTGTCGACGCTGGCCGGGCGCGAGCACCGCGTGGCGTCGGGCGTCGCCGTCGTCGACGCCGCCACGGGGCGGGAGGCGACGGGCAGTCGTCTGACCCGGGTCTGGATTCGCCCCTTGGCCCAGGAGGAGATCGAGGCCTACGTGGCGACGGGGGAGCCGATGGACAAGGCCGGCGCCTACGCGATCCAGGGGCTCGGGGCGACCCTTGTTGCCCGCATCGACGGGTGTTACTTTAACGTCGTTGGCTTGCCCCTCCCCTTGCTGGCCGATCTCTTGGCCCAATTCGGCGTTCGCGTCCTGGCGGTCCGCGGTGCGGCGACGCTGCGGGGAGGCGGCAGCCGATGA
- a CDS encoding rod shape-determining protein — translation MLESVYRYFSRDMGIDLGTANTLVYVRGRGIVIHEPSVVAVQAETKQVLAVGEEAKRMIGRTPGNIIAVRPMKDGVIADFEITQAMLRHFIAKALRGRPLLRPRVVICLPSGVTEVEKRAVVDATEQAGARKAYPIEEPMAAAIGAGLPVHEPTGNMIVDIGGGTTEVAIISLGGIVTHRSIRIGGDEMDEAIVNYVKRNYNLLIGERTAEEVKIAIGSAYPMDDEGSVEIRGRDLVTGLPKTIEVTAAEIREALSETVAAIVDAIKVTLERTPPELASDIMDRGIVMTGGGSLLRGLDRRVAEETGMPVHIAEDPLLSVALGAGKYLDVIDNVQRSLATSRRLA, via the coding sequence GTGCTGGAGTCGGTATACCGCTACTTCTCGCGGGACATGGGGATCGACCTGGGGACGGCCAACACGCTGGTCTACGTGCGGGGCCGGGGCATCGTGATCCACGAGCCGTCGGTGGTGGCCGTCCAGGCGGAGACCAAGCAGGTGCTGGCCGTCGGGGAAGAGGCCAAGCGCATGATCGGGCGCACGCCCGGCAACATCATCGCCGTGCGACCGATGAAGGACGGCGTCATCGCCGACTTCGAGATCACCCAGGCGATGCTGCGCCACTTCATCGCCAAGGCCCTGCGCGGTCGCCCGCTGCTACGGCCGCGGGTGGTCATCTGCCTGCCCTCCGGGGTCACCGAGGTGGAGAAGCGGGCGGTGGTCGACGCCACGGAACAGGCCGGCGCCCGCAAGGCATACCCCATCGAGGAGCCCATGGCCGCGGCCATCGGGGCGGGCCTGCCGGTCCACGAACCGACGGGGAACATGATCGTGGACATCGGCGGCGGCACCACCGAGGTGGCCATCATCTCCCTGGGCGGCATCGTCACCCACCGGTCGATCCGCATCGGCGGCGACGAGATGGACGAGGCCATCGTCAACTACGTCAAGCGCAACTACAACCTGCTGATCGGCGAGCGCACCGCGGAGGAGGTCAAGATCGCCATCGGGTCGGCCTACCCCATGGACGACGAGGGCTCGGTGGAGATCCGCGGTCGCGACCTGGTCACGGGCCTGCCCAAGACCATCGAGGTGACGGCGGCGGAGATCCGCGAGGCGCTGTCGGAGACGGTGGCGGCCATCGTCGACGCCATCAAGGTGACGCTGGAGCGGACGCCGCCGGAGCTGGCCTCCGACATCATGGACCGGGGCATCGTGATGACCGGCGGCGGCTCCCTGCTCCGGGGGCTGGATCGCCGGGTGGCCGAGGAGACGGGCATGCCCGTGCACATCGCCGAAGACCCGCTGTTGTCGGTGGCTCTCGGGGCGGGCAAGTACCTGGATGTGATCGACAACGTCCAGCGGAGCCTGGCCACCTCGCGCCGCCTGGCCTGA
- a CDS encoding ABC transporter ATP-binding protein, producing MTLGVRDLRKRFGAVEALRGVTFRVPEGATWGLLGPNGSGKTTTMRILLGMVPPDAGEVTWQGRPVARWPRSLWGYLPEERGLYPKLPVREQLAYLGRLQGLSARQAAAGADRWLRRLGMADAARRRLEQLSKGNQQKVQFAAAVVHEPAILLLDEPFSGLDPGNAATLKEVLQELRGDGRTILFSSHRLDHVRELCDGITLVHDGRGSCTGPWRRWSPPSASRGSASGWRGRCRPTPWRGCRCRPGRWRARSWPSTCATERGRGERGRRGRPPGRIPRWPTCAGGCWPPSSSTSRWCGSSGKNRTWRRSTSG from the coding sequence ATGACGCTCGGGGTCCGCGACCTGCGCAAGCGCTTCGGCGCCGTCGAGGCCCTGCGCGGCGTCACCTTCCGCGTGCCGGAGGGGGCGACGTGGGGGCTCCTGGGGCCCAACGGGTCGGGGAAGACCACGACGATGCGCATCCTGCTGGGCATGGTGCCGCCGGATGCGGGGGAGGTGACGTGGCAGGGACGCCCCGTCGCCCGGTGGCCCCGGAGCCTGTGGGGCTACCTGCCCGAGGAGCGCGGGCTCTATCCGAAGCTGCCGGTGCGGGAACAGCTGGCGTACCTCGGCCGCCTGCAGGGGTTGTCCGCTCGGCAAGCCGCCGCCGGCGCCGACCGGTGGCTGCGCCGGCTGGGCATGGCGGACGCGGCCCGGCGGCGGCTGGAGCAGCTCTCGAAGGGCAATCAGCAGAAGGTCCAGTTCGCCGCGGCGGTGGTGCACGAGCCGGCGATCCTGCTGCTGGACGAGCCCTTCTCCGGCCTGGACCCGGGCAACGCCGCCACGCTGAAGGAGGTGCTGCAGGAGCTGCGCGGCGACGGCCGGACGATCCTGTTCTCCAGCCATCGCCTCGACCACGTGCGGGAGCTGTGCGACGGGATCACGCTGGTCCACGACGGCCGGGGGTCCTGCACGGGACCCTGGAGGAGGTGGTCGCCCCCTTCCGCGAGCCGCGGATCCGCGTCCGGCTGGCGCGGCCGCTGCCGGCCGACGCCCTGGCGCGGTTGCCGCTGTCGCCCCGGCCGGTGGAGAGCGAGGTCCTGGCCTTCGACCTGCGCGACGGAGCGGGGGCGCGGGGAGCGGGGGCGGCGGGGCCGGCCCCCTGGCAGGATCCCGCGCTGGCCGACCTGTGCTGGCGGCTGCTGGCCGCCATCCTCCAGCACGTCCCGGTGGTGCGGTTCGAGTGGGAAGAACCGGACCTGGAGGCGATCTACATCCGGCTGA
- a CDS encoding valine--tRNA ligase: protein MRTRADRGPEAASGGTGGSAGTGGESRAGSEAAATAETVASRPAEGAAGGARKAAAAGGASAATPQATAVLPPRYRPQDFEEAMYRLWLDHRAFHADRDAPGPVFSMVIPPPNVTGNLHIGHALNNTLQDILARWHRMQGDVTLWVPGTDHAGIATQHVVEVRLAKEEGLRRQDLGRERFLERVWAWKNQYEANILGQLRRLGASVDWDRLRFTMDEGCSRAVREVFVRLYEKGLIYRGDYIVNWCPVCHTALADIEVEHEEREGRLYHLRYPLVDGDGAIQVATTRPETMLGDTAVAVHPDDDRYRHLVGRRVRLPLVGREIPIIADESVDPEFGTGAVKVTPAHDPDDFAMGRRHGLERVQVIGFDGRMTEAAGSRYAGLDRQEARRRVVADLEQGGYLVKVEPHHHSVGVCYRCGTVIEPLVSRQWFIRMKPLAEPAMEAVRTGRTRIVPERFTRVYLHWLENVRDWCISRQIWWGHRIPAWYCQRCGETVVAREDPERCPRCGGAELHQDEDVLDTWFSSALWPFSTLGWPDEDSPDLRRFYPTSVLVTGYDILFFWVARMMVMGLEFMGDVPFRTVLLHGLVRDAKGQKMSKSRGNVVDPLEVIDRYGADALRFTLVTGLAPGNDARFAWERVEASRNFANKLWNAARFVLMNLADFDPAQGEPARDNAADRWILARLDAVTAEVQRLLEAFELGEAARALYDFIWDEFCDWYIELVKPRLADTAGGGHRAAPGTEQPAAPAAGAAAATGGAAAAVPPAAAADRAGVPAGFATGSAAGAPAASRYAAQYTLWQVLEQTLRLLHPFMPFISEAIWQRLPRPQGAPATLALAPWPRPRGRAADGEEEAVIARFQRVIDAIHGLRSIRAEFRVPPGRKAHVLIYADEPAQAEAFAEQAEAIRRLAGVDRLEIHTGRGPRPAQAAAYVGPGVVAYMPLAGLIDLEAERRRLRREREQVEAGLARVRAKLSNEGFLRHAPAEVVEQERQRERELAARLELLGQRLAELG, encoded by the coding sequence ATGCGGACTCGTGCCGACCGAGGGCCGGAGGCGGCCAGCGGCGGGACCGGCGGGAGCGCCGGGACCGGTGGGGAGTCCCGGGCCGGGTCCGAGGCGGCGGCCACGGCGGAGACGGTCGCCAGCCGGCCGGCCGAGGGGGCGGCGGGCGGGGCGAGAAAGGCCGCGGCGGCCGGCGGGGCGTCCGCTGCCACCCCGCAGGCCACGGCCGTGCTGCCGCCCCGGTATCGTCCCCAGGACTTCGAGGAGGCGATGTATCGCCTCTGGCTGGATCACCGGGCCTTCCACGCCGACCGGGATGCGCCGGGTCCCGTCTTCTCCATGGTGATCCCGCCGCCCAACGTGACGGGCAACCTCCACATCGGCCACGCCCTCAACAATACCCTCCAGGACATCCTGGCCCGCTGGCACCGCATGCAGGGGGACGTCACCCTCTGGGTGCCGGGCACCGACCACGCCGGCATCGCCACCCAGCACGTGGTCGAGGTGCGCCTGGCCAAGGAAGAGGGCCTGCGGCGCCAGGACCTGGGCCGGGAGCGGTTCCTGGAGCGCGTCTGGGCGTGGAAGAACCAGTACGAGGCCAACATCCTCGGCCAGCTCCGCCGCCTGGGCGCCTCGGTGGACTGGGACCGCCTGCGCTTCACCATGGACGAGGGCTGCAGCCGCGCCGTGCGCGAGGTCTTCGTGCGGCTCTACGAGAAGGGCCTGATCTACCGCGGGGACTACATCGTCAACTGGTGCCCCGTGTGCCACACGGCGCTGGCGGACATCGAGGTGGAGCACGAGGAGCGGGAGGGCCGGCTCTACCACCTGCGCTACCCGCTGGTGGACGGCGACGGCGCCATCCAGGTGGCTACGACCCGTCCGGAGACCATGCTGGGCGACACGGCCGTCGCCGTCCACCCCGACGACGACCGCTACCGCCACCTGGTGGGCCGGCGCGTGCGGCTGCCCCTGGTGGGGCGGGAGATCCCCATCATCGCCGACGAATCGGTGGACCCCGAGTTCGGCACCGGCGCCGTGAAGGTGACGCCGGCCCACGACCCCGACGACTTCGCGATGGGGCGTCGCCACGGCCTGGAACGGGTGCAGGTCATCGGCTTCGACGGGCGCATGACCGAGGCCGCCGGGTCGCGCTACGCGGGCCTGGATCGCCAGGAGGCGCGTCGCCGGGTGGTGGCGGATCTGGAGCAAGGCGGCTACCTGGTGAAGGTGGAGCCCCACCACCACAGCGTGGGCGTGTGCTACCGCTGCGGGACCGTCATCGAGCCGCTGGTGTCGCGGCAGTGGTTCATCCGCATGAAGCCGCTGGCCGAGCCGGCCATGGAGGCGGTGCGCACGGGCCGCACCCGCATCGTGCCCGAGCGGTTCACCCGGGTGTACCTCCACTGGCTCGAGAACGTCCGCGACTGGTGCATCTCCCGCCAGATCTGGTGGGGCCACCGCATCCCCGCCTGGTACTGCCAGCGGTGCGGGGAGACGGTGGTGGCGCGGGAGGACCCGGAACGGTGCCCGCGCTGCGGCGGCGCCGAGCTGCACCAGGACGAGGACGTGCTGGACACCTGGTTCAGCTCCGCCCTGTGGCCCTTCTCCACCCTGGGCTGGCCCGACGAGGACAGCCCGGACCTGCGCCGGTTCTACCCCACCTCGGTGCTGGTCACCGGGTACGACATCCTGTTCTTCTGGGTGGCGCGGATGATGGTCATGGGCCTGGAGTTCATGGGCGACGTGCCCTTCCGCACGGTGCTGCTCCACGGCCTGGTGCGCGACGCCAAGGGGCAGAAGATGTCGAAGTCCCGGGGCAACGTGGTCGACCCGCTGGAGGTGATCGACAGGTACGGCGCCGACGCCCTGCGCTTCACCCTGGTGACGGGGCTGGCGCCCGGCAACGACGCCCGCTTCGCGTGGGAGCGGGTCGAGGCCAGCCGCAACTTCGCCAACAAGCTCTGGAACGCCGCCCGGTTCGTCCTGATGAACCTCGCGGACTTCGATCCGGCGCAGGGCGAGCCGGCGCGGGACAACGCCGCCGACCGCTGGATCCTGGCGCGCCTCGACGCGGTGACGGCGGAGGTGCAGCGGCTGCTGGAGGCCTTCGAGCTCGGGGAGGCGGCCCGGGCGCTGTACGACTTCATCTGGGACGAGTTCTGCGACTGGTACATCGAGCTGGTCAAGCCGCGCCTGGCGGACACGGCGGGCGGCGGTCACAGGGCGGCGCCGGGGACGGAGCAGCCCGCGGCACCAGCAGCCGGTGCCGCGGCAGCGACCGGTGGCGCCGCGGCCGCGGTCCCGCCAGCAGCCGCAGCGGACCGGGCCGGGGTGCCCGCGGGATTTGCCACGGGTTCCGCGGCGGGCGCGCCGGCCGCGAGCCGGTACGCCGCCCAGTACACCCTGTGGCAGGTGCTGGAGCAGACCCTGCGCCTGCTCCACCCCTTCATGCCCTTCATCAGCGAGGCCATCTGGCAGCGGCTGCCGCGACCCCAGGGCGCCCCGGCGACCCTGGCGCTGGCGCCGTGGCCGCGCCCGCGGGGGAGGGCGGCAGACGGCGAGGAGGAGGCGGTGATCGCCCGCTTCCAGCGGGTGATCGACGCCATCCACGGCCTGCGCAGCATCCGGGCCGAGTTCCGCGTGCCGCCCGGCCGCAAGGCCCACGTCCTGATCTATGCGGACGAACCGGCCCAGGCGGAGGCCTTCGCCGAGCAGGCCGAGGCGATCCGGCGGCTGGCCGGCGTCGACCGCCTGGAGATCCACACGGGCCGCGGTCCGCGACCGGCCCAGGCGGCCGCCTACGTGGGGCCGGGGGTGGTGGCCTACATGCCCCTGGCGGGGCTGATCGACCTGGAGGCGGAGCGCCGGCGCCTGCGCCGGGAGCGGGAGCAGGTGGAGGCCGGGCTGGCGCGGGTGCGCGCGAAGCTCAGCAACGAGGGTTTCCTCCGCCACGCCCCGGCCGAGGTGGTGGAGCAGGAACGCCAGCGGGAGCGGGAGCTGGCCGCGCGGCTGGAGCTCCTGGGCCAGCGGCTGGCGGAGCTGGGCTAG
- a CDS encoding ABC transporter permease, with protein sequence MSRERAPVPGVRRPRRAPRTAVVAAHEFRAIVRSGAFLVAALAGVALIALMSFAPAILAFFDRKGVRDVAVVDPGGATYEALAAAVATAGPEELGFRVRREPGPATPERVRQLLRDGHVDAVLAVRPGEGPAGEAAFVLTTATADDALAPLLQQALTPVVGAWRSAQLGLSPDQWRALTAEPALRVEVLDGGPRADGNPVVRFFTSYGLLFLLYVQVAGYGAVLMNGIVMEKANRVIEVLLAAVSPSTLIFGKLAGVGLAGLVQVLGWALAGLAVAAWPGAQRWGGGADGGTGGLLVVPPEAWIALLAAFPLAFLIYGALYAVVGAMSGRTEDAGQLQMPVTLLLTVAFFAGVSGLGSPDGAVVRWAAWIPPAAPMALLVRLVQGRAAWWEVAGATAWTVAVAVLLLLLAGRVYARTALRMQRTGWLELLGLARRRAVSVDR encoded by the coding sequence GTGTCGCGTGAGCGGGCGCCGGTCCCGGGGGTGCGGCGTCCCCGGCGGGCGCCACGGACCGCCGTCGTGGCGGCCCACGAGTTCCGCGCCATCGTGCGCAGCGGCGCGTTCCTGGTCGCCGCCCTGGCGGGCGTGGCGCTGATCGCCCTGATGAGCTTCGCGCCGGCGATCCTCGCCTTCTTCGACCGCAAGGGGGTCCGCGACGTGGCGGTGGTCGACCCGGGGGGCGCCACCTACGAGGCCTTGGCGGCCGCCGTGGCCACCGCGGGTCCCGAGGAGCTGGGCTTCCGGGTTCGTCGCGAACCGGGACCCGCCACCCCCGAGCGGGTGCGCCAGCTCTTGCGCGACGGCCACGTGGACGCGGTGCTCGCGGTGCGGCCGGGGGAGGGGCCCGCGGGGGAGGCGGCCTTCGTCCTAACGACCGCCACCGCGGACGACGCGCTGGCGCCGCTGTTGCAGCAGGCCCTGACCCCGGTGGTCGGGGCCTGGCGCAGCGCGCAGCTGGGCCTGTCCCCCGACCAGTGGCGGGCGCTGACGGCGGAGCCGGCGCTGCGGGTCGAGGTGCTCGACGGGGGTCCGCGGGCGGACGGCAACCCGGTGGTCCGGTTCTTCACCAGCTACGGGTTGCTGTTCCTCCTCTACGTCCAGGTGGCGGGGTACGGCGCGGTGCTGATGAACGGGATCGTCATGGAGAAGGCCAACCGCGTGATCGAGGTGCTCCTGGCCGCCGTGTCGCCCTCGACGCTGATCTTCGGCAAGCTGGCCGGCGTCGGGCTGGCAGGGCTGGTCCAGGTGCTGGGCTGGGCGCTGGCGGGGCTGGCCGTCGCCGCCTGGCCCGGCGCCCAGCGCTGGGGCGGTGGCGCGGACGGCGGGACGGGCGGGCTGCTGGTGGTGCCGCCGGAGGCGTGGATCGCCTTGCTGGCCGCCTTCCCCCTCGCCTTCCTGATCTACGGGGCGCTGTACGCCGTGGTGGGCGCCATGTCCGGCCGCACCGAGGACGCGGGGCAGCTGCAGATGCCGGTGACCCTGCTCCTGACGGTGGCGTTCTTCGCTGGGGTCAGCGGCCTGGGCAGCCCCGACGGCGCCGTGGTCCGCTGGGCCGCCTGGATCCCGCCCGCAGCGCCCATGGCCCTGCTGGTCCGACTGGTCCAGGGGCGGGCGGCGTGGTGGGAGGTGGCCGGCGCCACGGCGTGGACGGTGGCGGTGGCGGTCCTGCTGCTCCTCTTGGCCGGTCGCGTCTACGCCCGGACCGCCCTGCGCATGCAGCGCACCGGCTGGCTGGAGTTGCTCGGCCTCGCGCGACGGCGCGCGGTCTCCGTCGACCGGTGA
- the mreC gene encoding rod shape-determining protein MreC → MVPWLRRLLALALVLALAAGVMAATRTLRPRPTFLEGALQEVMAPLGGVTSRIARGAGEMARTLAVLGRLEAENQRLQAELQRLHGVEAQMRQLERENRQLEELLGLKQARPDAALAARVIGRTPDRWYQEVTLDQGAADGVQPGMVAVVPGGVVGRVTAVTPHTARVLLITDPESGVGALVGRSGEAGVVYGRGGDAPELLMTLFAPDADVRVGDDVVTSGLGPVFPPGLPIGTVTSVGRDPTGLGVQATVRPSAPLNRLAAVLLLHPLRPEEAVPEGGTASGPGPTGRGALARTGRLPEVARGGAAP, encoded by the coding sequence ATGGTGCCGTGGCTCCGCAGGTTGCTGGCCCTGGCCCTGGTGCTGGCCCTTGCGGCCGGCGTGATGGCCGCCACCCGCACCCTGCGGCCGCGGCCGACCTTCCTGGAGGGGGCGCTGCAGGAGGTGATGGCGCCCCTGGGCGGCGTGACCTCGCGCATTGCGCGGGGCGCCGGAGAGATGGCGCGGACCCTGGCGGTGCTGGGGCGCCTGGAGGCGGAGAACCAGCGGCTGCAGGCAGAGCTGCAGCGGCTGCATGGCGTCGAGGCCCAGATGCGGCAGCTGGAGCGGGAGAACCGGCAGCTGGAGGAGCTCCTCGGACTCAAGCAGGCGCGACCCGACGCCGCCCTGGCCGCCCGGGTGATCGGGCGCACCCCGGATCGGTGGTACCAGGAGGTCACCCTGGACCAGGGCGCGGCCGATGGCGTCCAGCCCGGCATGGTGGCGGTGGTGCCCGGTGGGGTGGTGGGGCGGGTGACGGCGGTCACGCCGCACACCGCACGGGTGCTGCTGATCACCGATCCGGAGAGCGGCGTCGGCGCCCTGGTCGGCCGCAGCGGCGAGGCGGGCGTGGTCTACGGCCGCGGCGGCGACGCCCCGGAGCTGCTGATGACGCTGTTCGCCCCCGACGCCGACGTCCGGGTGGGCGACGACGTGGTCACCTCGGGGCTGGGGCCGGTCTTCCCCCCGGGGTTGCCCATCGGCACCGTCACGTCGGTGGGCCGCGACCCCACCGGCCTGGGCGTCCAGGCGACCGTGCGGCCCAGCGCGCCCCTGAACCGCCTGGCGGCGGTGCTGCTGCTCCATCCCCTGCGACCGGAGGAGGCCGTGCCGGAGGGCGGCACGGCGTCGGGGCCCGGCCCCACCGGCCGGGGAGCGCTGGCGCGGACGGGGCGGCTGCCCGAGGTGGCCCGCGGAGGGGCGGCGCCATGA